Below is a genomic region from Acinetobacter tibetensis.
CGACCAAGCCCTCATGCAACCAGACAGCTCTTGTATTGAGGTATTACAGCAAGTGGCTGCGGTAAAGGGGGCAGTCAATGGTCTGATGAATGAACTGATTGAAGCCCATCTGCGCCATCATGTTCTAAAACCTCATAGTGAATTTGATGAAGCTGAACTTGCTGAATTTTTAAAGTTATTAAAACGCTACGGTTAGTGATTGTTTAAGCATCAGTTTCGGCTTAAGCTGTCGAAACTCTTTATTTTTTATTGAGCTTTTTCCGACAGTTTTTGTGATGCTTTATGACGGTTCAACATCCTTGGCGTTCATTTATCATGGTCAGCCTTGCCTTGATTATGGGAACTATCGGTACAGCTTTAGCCAGCCCGCTGTATCCGATTTATCAAGAACTGTGGCATTTATTGCCCAGCCAGATTACCTATATTTTTGTTGCTTATATGTTTGGCTGTTTAGCAATGCTGCTCTTTTTTGGCCGCGCCAGCAACAGCTTTGGTTTTTTGCGTACACTGCAAGTCGGTCTCATATTTGTCATTCTAGGATTAGTCCTTTCTGCTTTAGCCAGTAGCACTGCTTGGCTCGGTTTAGGACGTTTTATTATTGGGATTGCTTCAGGGCTGATCAGTACTTCCGCCATGTTAGGTCTCATGCTGACCATTCCAGACCGTCATAAATCTCATGCCCCACAGTTAAGCTCAATTATTACCGTCATTGGTTTTGCTTTAGGGCCATTGATTGGCGGTGTGATTGCTCAATTTTCTGCATTTCCATTGCTCACGCCCTATCTGCCAATTATTGCAGGGGCAGTCCTCTGTTTAATTGGACTCTTTCGCTTAAAATCACCGACTTTTCAAGCACAAACCTTTTCAATTGCACCGCATTTAGAGCTTCCTGCCGCCCAGACCCGAACTCATTTTTTTATTGCAGGTTTAACTGCATTTTGTGCTTTTGGTATATTTAGTCTGTTTGCTTCGCTGTCTGCGTCCTTTGTCAAAGACCTGATTCCATGGCATGGTCCTCTGGTCAGTGGTGTCGCGATTTCCAGCATTCTGTTTATTTCAGCGATCGTACAGTTTTTTGCCAAATCGTTACCCGCAGCACGTAGCTTAAATTATGGTTTGATTTTACTGATGGGCAGTTGTCTACTCTTAGCCATCTGTATGCAAACCCAATTGAGTCTATTGTTTTTTATTAGTGATATTGGCGTGGGCTTGGGACATGGTCTAGGTATTATGGGATCATTTGGTTTGATTCATCAAATGACAGATCCACACAATCGTGCCGCAGTGATCTCGACCTATTTGTTTATGGGATATCTAGGCACGATCATGCCGATTATTGCGGTAGGTTACAGTGCGGATTTATGGGGCTTAAATCTCGCAGTGATCGGTTTTGGCATTGGCATGAGCATCCTCTGCTTAACGCTGTATCTTTGGCACCGCAAACAAAAGGCTTTACTTCCAATCTAAAGTAAAGCCTTCTCAAAACTATAATAAAACCAGTTAAATTATGATCAAAAAATTACTTTCCAATACAGAACGATCCGAAAATTTTCCCTAACAAATCATCCGCACTAAATTCACCTGTAATTTCACTTAAAGCATTTTGTGCAAGACGTAGCGACTCGGCAACCAATTCACCTGCATGAAACACCACCAACTGCTCATGGGCTTCTGCAAGATAGTGCTGTGTGCGCTTCATTGCGTCTAAATGACGTGTTCGTGCGATAAAGGTGTCTTCCTCTGGCTGAAAGCCAGCATGCACTGTAATCGCCTCTATGAGTGATTGAACGCCTGTTTCCTGTTTGGCTGAAACCGTAATATGGCGAAAACCTTGAAAATCGCCAATTTGAGCTGTTGCATCGGTTAAATCACATTTATTCCCAATCAACATTAAGCGTTTCGGTTCAAGATGATGCTCAAAGTATTCCCGTGCCAATTGCAGTGGGTCTTCACCTTGACTCAAGTCATAGACCAATAACAATAAATCAGCTTGCTCAATTTCTTTAATCGCGCGGCGAATACCTTCTTTTTCCACCACATCGCCTGTTTCACGCAATCCTGCGGTATCGGTCAATGTTATGGGCAAACCATTGAGGCTGATCTTTTCATGCAACACATCGCGGGTGGTTCCTGCAATATCCGTCACAATCGCGCGCTCAATGCCCGCTAAGGCATTGAGTAAAGAAGATTTACCCGCATTCGGCTTACCTGCAATCACCACCTGTAAACCTTCACGTAGTAATTGTCCTTGACGGGCAGATTTCTGCACCACAGCCACGGAATGCTGTACATCTTCCAATAAAGTTAAAATCTTGCCGTCAGCCAAGAAGTCAATTTCTTCTTCAGGAAAGTCGATTGCCGCTTCCACGTGCAAACGCAAATGAATCAACTTTTCTAGCACAGTATTCACTTTATGTGAAAAGGCCCCTTGCAAAGAACGCACTGCAGAACGAGCCGCAGCCTGCGAAGTCGCATCAATCAAATCGGCAATCGCTTCTGCTTGTACCAAATCCAGTTTGCCATTTTCAAAAGCACGCATGGAAAACTCGCCTGCCTTGGCTGCGGTTGCACCCAATTCTAAACAACGGGCGAGCAAGGCATTTTGAATCACAGGTCCACCATGTCCCTGTAACTCAACCACATCCTCACCTGTGAACGAGTTCGGATTGGGAAAACAAATCACCAAACCCTCATCCAACACTTCTTGCACATCATCCAAAAACTGGCGGAAACCCGCCATCCGTGCTTTGGGTAAAGCTTTTTGGCATAACTGTTCTGCAATCGCATAAGCTTGCGGACCAGAAAGACGAATTACCCCCACACCACCACGACCTGGCGGAGTAGCAATCGCTGCGATAGTGGTTTGATGCTGCATACAATTCACCTGACGTTAGTCCCAATCGAACCCAAATAAAAATCCGCCTAAGATTACCATCTTAAGCGGATTTAATCAGCTAGTTGCCGTGAGAAGCTGCGTTATGCGGCTTCTTTCGAGCTACGTGCTTTTTCTACTGATTTATTAATAAACCATTGCTGTGTAATCGTAATCGTATTGTTCACAATCCAGTACAGCACTAAACCTGCAGGGAAGAACAACATGAATACCGTGAACATAATTGGCATAATGCGGAACACTTTCGCCTGCATTGGATCGGCAGGTTGCGGGTTCAACATTTGCTGAATGAACATGGTCACGCCCATCAATAATGGCAGGATAAACCAAGGATCCATTGCTGATAAGTCTTGAATCCAGAGCATCCAAGGCGCATGACGCAATTCCACACTTTCCATCAATACCCAATACAAAGCCAAGAAGATTGGCATTTGGAGTAATAATGGTAAACAGCCTGAAAGTGGGTTGACTTGCTCACGCTTGTACAATGCCATCATTTCTTGAGAGAAGCGCATACGGTCTTCACCGAATTCTTCTTTCATTCGCTGCATTTCTGGTGCAATTACACGCATTTTCGCCATCGAGCGATAGCTCTTAGACGACAACGGCCACAAAATGAGTTTAACCAATACAGTCAGTAAAATAATTGACCAGCCCCAGTTTCCGACCAAGTTATGGAAGAATTGTAAGCCAAGGAACAATAATTTCGCGATTGGCCATAACCAACCATAATCAACCGTCTGATTTAAACCTACAGCCAAGTCTTTCAATTCAGATTGAATTTTAGGACCTGAATAGAACGTCGCGTCAACTTCCGCCACAGTACCTGCAGGCACATTAATGGTTGGTGAAGTAAAACTGAGGATGTTCATGTCATCACTCGATTTACGCGACTCTAATTTAGCGCTATAAGCTTGACCATTCGCCTGAGTCAACTTCAACTCGCCTGGAATCCAAGCACTAACGAAGTAATGCTGAACCATTGCAACCCAGCCGCCTTTTGCTTCAACATTTAACTTTTCGTCGTTAAAGTTGGCAAATTTAAGCTTGTTGTAATGTTCTTCAGGCGTACCCCATGCACCACCCAAGAAGGTGCCCAAGGTGAAAATACCCTGATCCGATTTACCTGGATCTTCTGAATTATCGCGTTTGAGCTGACCAAACATCTGGCCTTGCCAGTTTTGACCGCTGCGGTTAACCACTTTGTGATTGACCACAACTGGATATTCGCCTTGAGTGAACGTGAAAGTTTTAATAATTTCTACGCCGTCAGTCGTTTTAAAGACCATCGGAACAGAAAGTACTTGGACTGACTTGCCGTCTTTATCTTTCGCTGCTTTTGCATCAGCTAAAGTATATGCAGATTTCTCAATTTCATAGACAGGACGACCATTACGACCACTGTCAGGTC
It encodes:
- the yidC gene encoding membrane protein insertase YidC — its product is MQQWARIAILGAMFVVAYLLILAWQKDYGHNEVQQQPQAAAVVSHEVSADLPNGQTATAAPDVPQANSTAQQTTESTAAASQQLISVQTDLYHLWINPKGGDIVRVELLNHDKNKDSDEPFVMLESDAKRTYVAQSGLIGLNGPDSGRNGRPVYEIEKSAYTLADAKAAKDKDGKSVQVLSVPMVFKTTDGVEIIKTFTFTQGEYPVVVNHKVVNRSGQNWQGQMFGQLKRDNSEDPGKSDQGIFTLGTFLGGAWGTPEEHYNKLKFANFNDEKLNVEAKGGWVAMVQHYFVSAWIPGELKLTQANGQAYSAKLESRKSSDDMNILSFTSPTINVPAGTVAEVDATFYSGPKIQSELKDLAVGLNQTVDYGWLWPIAKLLFLGLQFFHNLVGNWGWSIILLTVLVKLILWPLSSKSYRSMAKMRVIAPEMQRMKEEFGEDRMRFSQEMMALYKREQVNPLSGCLPLLLQMPIFLALYWVLMESVELRHAPWMLWIQDLSAMDPWFILPLLMGVTMFIQQMLNPQPADPMQAKVFRIMPIMFTVFMLFFPAGLVLYWIVNNTITITQQWFINKSVEKARSSKEAA
- the mnmE gene encoding tRNA uridine-5-carboxymethylaminomethyl(34) synthesis GTPase MnmE, which translates into the protein MQHQTTIAAIATPPGRGGVGVIRLSGPQAYAIAEQLCQKALPKARMAGFRQFLDDVQEVLDEGLVICFPNPNSFTGEDVVELQGHGGPVIQNALLARCLELGATAAKAGEFSMRAFENGKLDLVQAEAIADLIDATSQAAARSAVRSLQGAFSHKVNTVLEKLIHLRLHVEAAIDFPEEEIDFLADGKILTLLEDVQHSVAVVQKSARQGQLLREGLQVVIAGKPNAGKSSLLNALAGIERAIVTDIAGTTRDVLHEKISLNGLPITLTDTAGLRETGDVVEKEGIRRAIKEIEQADLLLLVYDLSQGEDPLQLAREYFEHHLEPKRLMLIGNKCDLTDATAQIGDFQGFRHITVSAKQETGVQSLIEAITVHAGFQPEEDTFIARTRHLDAMKRTQHYLAEAHEQLVVFHAGELVAESLRLAQNALSEITGEFSADDLLGKIFGSFCIGK
- a CDS encoding MFS transporter translates to MTVQHPWRSFIMVSLALIMGTIGTALASPLYPIYQELWHLLPSQITYIFVAYMFGCLAMLLFFGRASNSFGFLRTLQVGLIFVILGLVLSALASSTAWLGLGRFIIGIASGLISTSAMLGLMLTIPDRHKSHAPQLSSIITVIGFALGPLIGGVIAQFSAFPLLTPYLPIIAGAVLCLIGLFRLKSPTFQAQTFSIAPHLELPAAQTRTHFFIAGLTAFCAFGIFSLFASLSASFVKDLIPWHGPLVSGVAISSILFISAIVQFFAKSLPAARSLNYGLILLMGSCLLLAICMQTQLSLLFFISDIGVGLGHGLGIMGSFGLIHQMTDPHNRAAVISTYLFMGYLGTIMPIIAVGYSADLWGLNLAVIGFGIGMSILCLTLYLWHRKQKALLPI
- a CDS encoding metal/formaldehyde-sensitive transcriptional repressor; this encodes MGHLYEDQKIKNRVKRLQGQIQAIDQALMQPDSSCIEVLQQVAAVKGAVNGLMNELIEAHLRHHVLKPHSEFDEAELAEFLKLLKRYG